ATACCTTATTTTCAAAGGCATCtaaatttaaaagatatcagAATTgattattcttatatttttaccttattttttaaaaccaatATATAGCATATAttgttacaaatattttaacaaaaaagaaTAATGTAGATATGCTATTTAAATCCACTAACTTTAAtaactttaatatattttgaaatttatttaagaGTTAGCACATATCAATATCATACATCATatacctaccaaaaaaaaatatcatacatcatataatattatgtcATCTTACATTATATAGttcaaaatatttacaaaattaaatttgataaaaaaccTATATCAAATCATctgttaaaaacaaaattacatattttacttcaatttttttataaaataatttataataaaatatgttatttaagataagtttaaaaactcttaaaaaccttacaaaatATAGACTATTAGATAAATCAAAATCTGCCAAGTAAATCTTAAGTTTTACCTATTCAAAAAATGTAGCTCTTATAAAATCCACACAAAAAAtattgagagagagagtaagTTTAGGCATTTGGGTCTTTGGGTCGGATACGGATCAGATATTTTTGTGTCTGGATTTTCGGGTCTTAAACATTAATTTGGACATAACTAGGTCTTTGAAAAATTTTGGTTTGTGTTCGGGTCAAGTTTTCCGGGTTCATGTCAGGTTTTTTGGGTCCAACTCGGGTTTTTCGGGTTCAAGTCAATTCAGATCCATAATTAAAATACCTGTAAAATACCAATAACTTTTGGATAAGTAATGGATCTGGATTGATTTGAGAATTTAggacacaaaaatatatatttttaacccaaaaaccccaaaaaatacCAAAACACGAAAAATACCGAAAGCccaaacaaatactaaaaatatattcaaatacccAAAAGACCCTGAAATCTGACGTGGTGAACCAAaaaatatccaatttttttccAGAATACCggaagtatatttttttaaaaaattgaaatttaaccTGAAACTCAAAACTATAATAGAAAACACGAAcccaaaaatttgaaataccaaaaacataactgaaatatccaaatatatctaatatacacaaaacatgTAAGGTACTTGGGGTACCCGATTGAGTCTCTGGTAGGACCATGACTCGAAGAGAGAGCCGAGGgtccaaaaaaataatgtactTTTCCATGGATCCATACCCAAATCGCACCTATATTTCTGGGtcgattttggtttggttttccaGGTCCAATACAATGTCCATGACTAAAAAAGAGTTACATAAGAATGTacatacaaaaaattaaataaactaattgataaattatataattttaaacattttttccGATATAATATgactttgtattataataatatacaacaattctaaaatactaattcataAACTTTGTTTACAATCCAAAAAATAATCCGCGCTTccgaagcgcgggtcaaaatctagttaaaaaTTTAACCAATTCAACAGATTTTTCTTTGGAAAGACACAATGACttaacattaattaaaataatttaaaatgggAGGAGCCGCACGGACGCAAAGCCCCACTACCGCAAAATAAGACGCAGGCTCTTCCACTTGGGAAAATCTTAAGCTAAGCACCCTTTCTTATTGTGCAATGGAAGTTACTAGCTTAGAGCAGCATTATCGTTGACTCTTAAGGAGTTGTAAGAGGTGGAAGGCCCACAAAAATCAGAAAACCcacctcttcttcctcttatgTAAGAGGCGAGTCCGGTGAAGCTTTTTAACTGTTCGCGGGCCCCACTAACTGTTGAGATAAGCTTGAAGATTAAggaaacttgaggagcaagtaaAATACCTAATCCTATTAAGATTGAGATTAATAATatgtttaggagttatctagatatatttatgtaatagGATTAGGAATATTAAATCTCTATATAAAGGATATGTCAAAGTGTGGCATAACTTGTGAGTTAGAGATTGAGAGTTTGAGAGCTTGTGGTTTTGAGTGAGTTTCCACAAAGAGATTAATAAAGAAGAGTGAGTTCTTTATATTGAGATACTTTCAATCTTTGATTCtagatttggtatcagagcttaggAGATATGAGTGGTGAGATCATAACAATGGATACAAAATTAAAGGAAGGAGGAGGAACCTCTATTAAGTGCCCAATGCTTACTGCAACAAATTACACAGTTTGGGAAATAAGAATGAAGATCGCGTTGAAGGTGCATAAGGTCTGGGAAGCtgtggaagaagaagagccTAACGGAGATAAAAATAACATGGCGATAGCTCTTCTCTTCCAGTCTATACCGGAGGTGCTGATTCTACAAGTGGGTGAACTTAACACAGCGAAGAAGGTGTGGGAAGCTATTAAAACGCGTCATGTTGGCGCAGAGAGAGTCAAGGAGGCAAGACTGCAGACACTAATGTCCGAATTTGAAAGACTGAAGATGAAAGACACAGAAAAAATTGATGACTTCAGCGGCAAGTTATCCGAGATTGCATCAAAATTTGCAGAACTGGTGAAAAAGTTTCTAACGAGTCTTCCACGGAAAAAGTTTATACACATCGTTGCCTCTCTTGAACAAGTACTTGATCGCAACAACACAAAATTTGAAGACATCATCGGCCGGTTAAAGGCATACGAGGAGCgtatttgtgaagaagaagagcaacaagaAGATCAAAACAAATTGATGTATGCAAATTCAGAATCACAGTCCACACACCAAAATCGCGACTACAACAGAAACTATCGGGGCAGAGGACGAGGAAGTCGATCATATTACGGAAGAGGACGCGGAAGAGGACGATATAATGGAGATAGAGACACGTCAAGAGTTATGTGATATCGCTGTGACAAGTATGGACACTATGCCACAGATTGTCCTGATCGTCTCCTGAAACTCCAAGAAACCCAAGAGAATGACAACACCGATACACAAGACGCAGATGAGTTGATGATGCATGAGGTGGTATATCTCAATGAGAAGAACTGCAACCCTGAGAAGTAcgagacacacacggatactGCAGACATATGGTATCTGGATAACGGAGCCAGTAACCATATGACGGGAGATCAACGATACTTCTCTGTCTTGGATAATAC
The nucleotide sequence above comes from Brassica napus cultivar Da-Ae chromosome A9, Da-Ae, whole genome shotgun sequence. Encoded proteins:
- the LOC125578211 gene encoding uncharacterized protein LOC125578211 — translated: MDTKLKEGGGTSIKCPMLTATNYTVWEIRMKIALKVHKVWEAVEEEEPNGDKNNMAIALLFQSIPEVLILQVGELNTAKKVWEAIKTRHVGAERVKEARLQTLMSEFERLKMKDTEKIDDFSGKLSEIASKFAELVKKFLTSLPRKKFIHIVASLEQVLDRNNTKFEDIIGRLKAYEEHCPDRLLKLQETQENDNTDTQDADELMMHEVVYLNEKNCNPEKYETHTDTADIWYLDNGASNHMTGDQRYFSVLDNTVTGKVRFGDDSKIDIKGKGTISFTDMNGEARRMNDVYFIPNLRSNIISLGQATESGCDIRLKDDYLTMSDQQGKLLVTAKRSKK